In the genome of Fulvivirga maritima, one region contains:
- the recJ gene encoding single-stranded-DNA-specific exonuclease RecJ encodes MVEKRWALKEAADEEVIENLHNTINVSRPLANILAQRGVDSFEAAKSYFRPSLKMLHDPFLMKDMDKAVERIERALANQEKILVYGDYDVDGTTSVALFFHFLNSFYPHCDFYIPDRYKEGYGVSRQGVDWACENDFSLIITLDCGIKSVELVKVAAEKNVDFIICDHHRPGDELPPAVATLDPKRDDCSYPYKEMPGCGIGFKLMQALTQRNPKWCKNPLDYLDLVVVSIASDIVPITGENRVLAHFGIKRLNEAPRPGLAALMHLSGVKKEINITGIVFGMAPRINAAGRIDHAKMAVNLLLASTEDEAYHYAEKLNIRNNKRKDFDSSITDEAIKMIEDNDLLKTSKTTVLYKNDWHKGVIGIVASRCIEHYHRPTIILTESNNKAAGSARSVPGFDVYNAISDCSDLLEQFGGHKYAAGLTMDIENIPAFQKKFEEVVAQSIPEELLIPLINIDSKISFNQISKNFLNIIAQMEPFGPENMQPVFLAENVSVASSLRVLKNQHLKFIAQQKGSNLKFDAIGFNMAEFEPLIKGGQSFNIAFNVEENNYMGYQSIQLKLKDIKFE; translated from the coding sequence ATGGTGGAGAAAAGATGGGCTTTAAAAGAAGCCGCTGATGAAGAAGTAATAGAGAACCTGCATAATACTATAAATGTAAGCAGGCCACTGGCCAATATATTAGCCCAGCGAGGTGTAGACAGCTTTGAAGCGGCTAAGTCTTATTTTAGGCCATCCTTAAAAATGCTGCATGATCCGTTTTTAATGAAAGACATGGATAAGGCAGTGGAGCGCATAGAAAGAGCGCTAGCGAATCAGGAAAAAATACTGGTATATGGCGATTATGATGTTGACGGCACTACCTCAGTAGCTCTTTTCTTCCATTTTCTGAATTCCTTTTATCCACATTGTGATTTTTACATACCTGACCGCTATAAGGAAGGCTATGGCGTTTCCCGGCAAGGAGTGGATTGGGCTTGCGAAAATGATTTCTCATTAATCATAACTTTAGACTGTGGCATCAAGTCAGTAGAACTGGTGAAAGTGGCTGCTGAAAAAAATGTGGATTTCATTATTTGTGATCACCATAGGCCTGGAGATGAGCTTCCTCCTGCCGTCGCCACCCTTGATCCTAAAAGAGATGACTGCTCCTATCCTTACAAAGAGATGCCTGGCTGTGGTATCGGCTTCAAACTTATGCAAGCACTTACTCAGCGTAACCCTAAGTGGTGCAAAAATCCGTTAGATTATCTGGATCTGGTAGTAGTAAGTATTGCTTCTGACATTGTACCCATAACCGGAGAAAACCGAGTATTGGCTCACTTCGGAATAAAAAGGCTCAATGAAGCACCACGCCCTGGCTTAGCAGCTCTTATGCATCTCTCAGGTGTTAAAAAAGAGATAAATATAACAGGTATAGTTTTCGGAATGGCTCCTCGTATCAACGCTGCCGGCAGAATTGATCATGCTAAAATGGCTGTTAACCTATTGCTGGCCTCCACTGAAGATGAAGCCTATCATTATGCTGAAAAGCTTAACATCCGCAATAATAAAAGAAAGGATTTTGACTCCAGCATTACTGATGAAGCTATAAAAATGATAGAGGATAATGACCTTTTGAAAACTTCCAAAACCACTGTTTTATATAAAAACGATTGGCACAAAGGCGTAATTGGCATTGTGGCCTCTCGCTGCATAGAGCATTACCATCGGCCTACAATAATTTTAACCGAATCTAACAATAAAGCGGCCGGCTCTGCCCGTTCTGTACCTGGATTTGATGTTTATAACGCCATCTCTGACTGTAGTGACTTGCTAGAGCAGTTTGGTGGTCATAAGTATGCTGCCGGCCTTACCATGGACATAGAAAATATTCCTGCCTTTCAGAAAAAATTTGAAGAGGTGGTGGCACAGTCTATACCAGAAGAGCTGCTGATACCATTGATTAATATTGATAGTAAAATCAGCTTTAATCAAATCAGTAAAAATTTTCTTAATATTATTGCCCAAATGGAGCCGTTCGGGCCAGAGAACATGCAACCAGTTTTTTTAGCTGAAAATGTAAGTGTGGCAAGCTCTTTGAGAGTATTGAAAAATCAGCATCTTAAATTTATTGCTCAGCAAAAAGGCAGTAATCTTAAATTTGATGCAATAGGATTTAATATGGCCGAGTTTGAACCTTTAATCAAAGGTGGGCAAAGTTTTAATATTGCATTCAATGTTGAAGAAAATAATTACATGGGTTATCAGTCCATTCAATTAAAATTAAAGGATATAAAGTTTGAATAG
- a CDS encoding Ezrin/radixin/moesin family protein codes for MKRITALLTLVLAVAWVTSSYAQLSKDEAKEWKNKAKEYKKNPEELKQLVEEKESLEGEVSSLKNENTGLQSRVSDQNAKISELQEDMSKLRNDLASARAELRDAQASPATAAPSSDGKMVDGVVFKVQVGAFRNKDLSKYFDNNENFSGESEDGMQKITLGQFRDYWEADTFKKYLREMGVKDAWIVPYKDGTRVDIKDVLEGVIASGGPSDSE; via the coding sequence ATGAAAAGAATAACTGCATTACTTACGTTGGTTTTGGCTGTAGCTTGGGTCACAAGTTCGTATGCTCAGCTTTCAAAAGACGAAGCAAAGGAGTGGAAGAATAAAGCAAAGGAATACAAAAAGAACCCCGAAGAGCTTAAGCAACTGGTGGAAGAAAAAGAGTCATTGGAAGGAGAAGTGAGCTCATTGAAAAATGAAAACACCGGTTTACAATCAAGAGTAAGCGATCAAAATGCAAAAATAAGCGAGTTGCAGGAAGATATGTCTAAACTTAGAAATGACTTAGCCAGTGCTCGTGCTGAACTTCGTGATGCTCAGGCATCTCCAGCTACCGCCGCACCTTCTTCAGATGGTAAAATGGTAGATGGCGTAGTTTTTAAAGTACAGGTAGGTGCTTTTAGAAATAAAGACCTTTCTAAATACTTTGATAACAACGAAAACTTCAGTGGAGAAAGCGAAGACGGTATGCAAAAAATCACTTTAGGTCAATTTAGAGACTACTGGGAAGCAGACACTTTCAAAAAATACCTTCGTGAGATGGGTGTGAAAGACGCTTGGATCGTACCTTATAAAGATGGTACCAGAGTGGACATTAAAGACGTGCTTGAAGGGGTTATTGCATCAGGAGGACCTTCTGATTCTGAATAA
- the fumC gene encoding class II fumarate hydratase yields MEYRIEKDTMGEVKVPADKYWGAQTERSRNNFKIGAAASMPLEVVYGFAYLKKAAAHTNYALGVLDEEKKNLISQVCDEILEGKHDDQFPLVIWQTGSGTQSNMNTNEVIANRAHVINGGKLDDSKKTIHPNDDVNKSQSSNDTFPTGMHIACYKMIVETTIPGVEKLRDTLKQKSDEFKDVVKIGRTHLMDATPLTLGQEFSGYVSQLDHGIKALKNTLAHLSELALGGTAVGTGINTPEGYADLVAEKIADFTGLPFVSAENKFEALASHDAIVESHGALKQLAVSLNKIGNDIRQLASGPRAGIGEINIPANEPGSSIMPGKVNPTQCEALTMVCAQVLGNDVAISVGGLQGQYELNVFKPVMAANFLQSARLIGDACVSFTENCAVGIEPNYKNIEQHLNNSLMLVTALNTHIGYEKAAKIAKAAHTNGTTLKEEAVKSGFLTEEEFIQWVKPEDMVGSLKK; encoded by the coding sequence ATGGAATATCGCATAGAAAAAGACACCATGGGCGAAGTAAAAGTACCTGCTGACAAGTACTGGGGAGCCCAAACTGAACGATCAAGAAACAACTTTAAAATAGGAGCTGCAGCTAGCATGCCGCTCGAAGTGGTTTATGGCTTTGCTTATTTAAAAAAAGCGGCCGCGCATACGAATTACGCTTTAGGCGTTTTAGATGAAGAGAAGAAAAATCTAATTTCACAGGTGTGTGATGAAATTCTGGAAGGAAAGCACGATGACCAGTTTCCACTGGTAATATGGCAGACGGGATCGGGTACACAGTCGAACATGAATACGAATGAGGTAATTGCCAATCGTGCCCATGTCATCAATGGTGGCAAACTAGATGATTCTAAAAAAACTATTCACCCGAATGATGATGTAAACAAATCTCAATCATCTAACGACACCTTCCCTACCGGCATGCACATTGCCTGCTACAAAATGATTGTAGAAACAACCATACCTGGGGTAGAAAAACTAAGAGATACTTTAAAACAAAAATCAGACGAGTTTAAAGACGTAGTTAAAATAGGTCGAACACACCTTATGGATGCTACACCACTTACTTTAGGCCAGGAATTTTCTGGTTATGTATCTCAACTGGATCATGGTATCAAAGCATTGAAAAATACTTTGGCTCACCTTTCTGAGTTAGCCTTAGGAGGTACCGCTGTAGGTACAGGCATTAATACTCCTGAAGGATATGCTGACTTGGTAGCTGAAAAAATTGCTGATTTTACCGGCCTTCCATTTGTAAGTGCTGAAAATAAATTTGAAGCCCTCGCTTCTCATGATGCTATTGTAGAATCTCACGGTGCTTTGAAGCAATTAGCGGTTTCATTAAATAAAATAGGTAATGACATCCGCCAGCTAGCTTCTGGTCCTAGAGCGGGAATCGGAGAAATCAACATTCCTGCTAACGAGCCCGGATCATCTATTATGCCTGGTAAGGTAAACCCTACGCAGTGCGAAGCCTTAACTATGGTTTGTGCTCAGGTATTAGGTAATGATGTAGCTATTTCTGTAGGTGGCTTACAAGGTCAGTATGAACTTAACGTGTTCAAACCTGTAATGGCAGCCAACTTCCTTCAATCAGCACGTTTAATTGGAGATGCTTGTGTATCATTTACAGAAAACTGTGCTGTAGGTATAGAACCTAATTACAAAAACATAGAGCAACACCTTAATAACAGCTTAATGCTAGTCACTGCTCTGAATACTCACATCGGATATGAAAAAGCAGCCAAAATAGCTAAGGCCGCTCACACTAACGGAACTACGCTTAAAGAAGAAGCCGTTAAGTCTGGATTTTTAACAGAAGAAGAGTTTATTCAGTGGGTGAAACCCGAAGATATGGTGGGTAGCTTGAAAAAGTAA
- a CDS encoding LiaF transmembrane domain-containing protein, whose protein sequence is MSEHSNSDRRVWLGVFLVIIGGTLLLHNLDLIPYFIPHVFFSVKSLLVLLGIYLIVGRKKPEVGAVFIALGGVLLARDLGWLYHFNIWQIFWPAVIVLIGISLITRRGFRDDGRGISFGDDEKKRE, encoded by the coding sequence ATGAGCGAACATTCAAATAGCGACAGGAGAGTATGGCTGGGAGTATTTCTGGTGATCATAGGAGGAACCTTGTTATTGCATAATCTGGATTTGATTCCATATTTCATTCCTCATGTGTTCTTTTCAGTAAAAAGCTTATTAGTATTACTAGGTATTTATCTTATAGTGGGGCGTAAGAAACCAGAAGTTGGGGCTGTATTTATAGCCTTAGGCGGTGTGCTACTTGCCCGTGATCTTGGCTGGTTATACCACTTTAATATATGGCAAATATTCTGGCCAGCAGTAATAGTGCTGATAGGTATATCTCTAATCACTCGCCGGGGCTTTAGAGATGATGGCAGAGGAATAAGTTTTGGTGACGACGAAAAAAAAAGGGAATAG
- a CDS encoding LiaF domain-containing protein — MDDFAVFGGHEINIDSQNFKGGRINAVFGGSTIDLRNANLHPGVNVLDLFAMFGGTSIIVPPDWTVHVEVSAVLGGFSDKRVSALKVVPDPEKTLIIKGFVMFGGGDVKLTR; from the coding sequence ATTGATGACTTCGCCGTATTTGGTGGTCATGAGATTAATATCGATTCTCAGAATTTTAAAGGAGGCAGGATCAATGCCGTGTTTGGTGGATCTACTATTGATCTTAGAAATGCCAATCTACACCCAGGAGTAAACGTGCTCGATCTTTTTGCTATGTTTGGAGGTACATCCATCATAGTGCCACCTGACTGGACCGTGCATGTAGAGGTTTCTGCAGTACTCGGAGGGTTTAGCGATAAAAGGGTATCAGCTTTAAAAGTGGTGCCAGATCCTGAAAAGACATTAATAATTAAAGGGTTTGTGATGTTTGGTGGGGGAGATGTAAAGCTTACCAGATAA
- a CDS encoding sensor histidine kinase produces MKHPLISRNIFIYLLAWLLVALTHIGILHFHYDIGWLIAVVDSAVFNLLMAALGLSYWYVIQFVSPAQQGLTTSIVSIAVSLLISLSLIDYIAFVTISQLFSDDEVYMSLLSGTMAWRLMIGILYLLIIIMVYYLLKYNTDLNEREKRELEMKDLLKHSELEMLKFQINPHFIFNSLNSVSSLTITDPERARDMVIKLSDFLRSSLGKDAPESHNLKDELLQMNLYLDIEKIRFGDRLCIKNEVDSKCEHMTLPNMILQPLYENAIKYGVYEQLEDVNIQTKCSCDDGNLKISISNNYDSESVPLRGKGIGLRNVRNRLELIYGIPGLVTIQKERKRFTVILLIPQKN; encoded by the coding sequence ATGAAGCATCCACTAATTAGCAGGAATATATTCATTTATTTATTAGCATGGCTACTGGTAGCGCTTACACACATTGGTATTTTACACTTTCATTATGACATAGGTTGGCTTATAGCGGTAGTTGATAGTGCGGTTTTCAATTTGTTAATGGCCGCTCTGGGTTTGAGTTATTGGTATGTTATTCAATTTGTTTCTCCGGCACAGCAGGGGCTTACTACTAGCATAGTGAGTATAGCGGTTTCATTGCTGATCTCACTTTCATTGATAGATTATATTGCCTTTGTTACCATTAGTCAACTTTTTTCCGATGATGAGGTCTACATGAGCCTCTTGTCTGGCACTATGGCCTGGAGGCTGATGATAGGAATACTTTACCTACTCATTATTATTATGGTCTACTATCTATTAAAGTATAATACAGACCTTAATGAGCGAGAAAAGCGGGAACTGGAAATGAAAGATCTTTTGAAGCATTCTGAACTGGAAATGCTGAAATTTCAAATTAACCCGCATTTTATATTCAACAGTCTTAACTCTGTGAGCTCATTGACTATTACTGATCCTGAGAGAGCCAGAGATATGGTTATTAAGCTGTCTGATTTTCTCCGTTCTTCTCTGGGTAAAGATGCTCCCGAAAGTCATAACCTGAAGGATGAACTTTTGCAGATGAATTTATATCTTGATATTGAGAAGATTAGGTTTGGAGATAGGCTTTGTATAAAAAATGAAGTAGACAGCAAATGTGAGCATATGACTTTGCCTAATATGATACTTCAGCCGCTATATGAAAATGCTATTAAATACGGGGTTTATGAGCAGCTGGAAGATGTTAACATTCAAACCAAATGTTCTTGTGATGATGGTAATCTGAAAATTTCTATATCCAACAACTATGATTCAGAAAGTGTACCTCTTAGAGGAAAAGGAATAGGCTTACGAAATGTTAGAAACAGGCTTGAGCTTATCTATGGAATTCCGGGTTTGGTTACTATTCAGAAAGAAAGAAAGAGATTTACTGTTATTTTACTCATCCCTCAAAAAAACTAA
- a CDS encoding LytR/AlgR family response regulator transcription factor, which translates to MIKCLIIDDEKLARDVVSAYLKGQDDVEIVGECSNGFEGVKAIQEMKPDLIFLDVQMPKLTGFEMLELLDEMPVIIFSTAFDEYAIKAFEKSAVDYLLKPYSKQRFEEALNKAKAKLKNQEPSTTAVDTLLEEKRQETEQLERIVVRSGSKIVIIPTSKLDYVEAQDDYVALHSEGKKYLKQITMKYLEQALPAAEFVRVHRSYIVRVSMIDRLEPYTKDSYVAVLKDSSKISVSRSGYSALKEVLDF; encoded by the coding sequence ATGATCAAGTGCCTTATAATTGATGATGAAAAACTGGCTAGAGATGTGGTATCTGCTTACTTAAAAGGTCAGGATGATGTGGAAATAGTAGGAGAATGTAGTAATGGTTTTGAAGGAGTGAAAGCCATACAGGAAATGAAGCCTGATCTCATTTTTTTGGATGTGCAAATGCCCAAGCTCACAGGTTTTGAAATGCTGGAGCTGCTGGATGAAATGCCTGTAATTATTTTTAGTACTGCCTTTGACGAATACGCTATTAAAGCATTTGAGAAAAGTGCGGTTGATTATCTGTTAAAACCATATTCAAAACAGCGGTTTGAGGAAGCATTGAACAAAGCGAAAGCCAAATTGAAAAACCAGGAACCTTCTACTACGGCAGTAGATACCCTGCTGGAAGAAAAGCGGCAAGAAACAGAACAGCTGGAAAGAATAGTAGTAAGGTCAGGAAGTAAAATCGTAATTATCCCTACATCAAAGCTAGATTATGTAGAGGCGCAAGATGATTATGTAGCCTTGCACAGCGAAGGCAAAAAATATTTAAAACAAATCACCATGAAATACCTGGAGCAAGCTTTGCCAGCAGCAGAGTTTGTGAGGGTACACCGTTCTTATATCGTAAGGGTAAGCATGATTGATCGCTTAGAACCATACACCAAAGATAGTTATGTGGCTGTGCTAAAAGATTCATCAAAAATTTCGGTAAGCCGTTCTGGCTATTCAGCTCTTAAAGAAGTGCTGGATTTTTAG
- a CDS encoding S8 family serine peptidase — protein sequence MRKFYALLAVVSLISFGCNTDSEHITPEEIEEQEPRLLSREELDNMIITSLQETDEFKWSQASDEELFSALMQGDSILTIGYRPTSEKNIAGRMASINVDEQAWQKARQDILRNIEAQGEQRGKSIRSADLNLFEHKVLPFIEIKISDFEIISSIRNMPNVRYAEPLGYEVNFRSAGANNREESDSGCSNDPENGLSLDDYTVISPNAKVSWNYSFMNIPQAWNYATGQGIAVGLIDTGISAGQAKLNSQFNSGYSSGRYVNKYGFYNSSFWPWNTDPDGPDDQCGHGTAMAGVIAAPRSNSGSSVGVAYNANLVATRGTGDVIVNSGKEKTGVSDALVFLGDRSDVKIISMSIGDVFTNSKVEDAIRYAYGKGKLIFAAAGTSTSFTNWYGVIFPASMSETVAVTGIKEGQYERCDVCHSGSQVDFTIVMEKASNDRHGLTLAMSGDQPSTVGGSSVATATAAGIAALVWSNHPNWNRDQVLNKLKETADLYPNRNSEYGWGTIDALAAVN from the coding sequence ATGAGAAAGTTTTATGCCTTATTGGCAGTGGTTTCTCTCATTAGTTTCGGCTGTAATACTGATTCAGAGCATATTACTCCGGAAGAAATTGAAGAGCAAGAGCCCAGACTGCTATCAAGAGAAGAACTAGATAATATGATCATCACCTCACTGCAAGAAACAGATGAGTTTAAATGGTCTCAAGCTTCTGATGAAGAATTGTTTAGTGCTCTCATGCAAGGAGATAGCATTTTAACGATAGGCTACCGGCCCACATCGGAGAAGAATATCGCTGGGAGAATGGCTTCCATTAATGTGGACGAACAAGCATGGCAAAAGGCCAGGCAAGATATTTTAAGGAATATAGAAGCGCAAGGTGAGCAGAGAGGCAAATCAATAAGAAGTGCTGATCTTAACCTGTTTGAGCACAAAGTGCTGCCTTTTATTGAGATTAAAATATCAGATTTTGAAATTATAAGTAGCATTAGGAATATGCCTAATGTGAGATATGCAGAGCCTTTGGGTTATGAAGTTAACTTCAGGTCTGCTGGCGCGAATAACCGGGAGGAAAGTGATAGCGGTTGTAGTAATGATCCTGAAAATGGTCTTTCCCTCGATGATTATACGGTGATTTCACCGAATGCTAAAGTATCATGGAACTATAGTTTTATGAATATACCTCAAGCCTGGAACTACGCTACAGGACAAGGTATAGCAGTAGGATTAATTGATACCGGCATTTCTGCAGGACAAGCTAAACTGAACAGTCAGTTTAACTCCGGTTATTCGAGCGGCAGATATGTTAATAAGTATGGCTTTTATAACAGCAGTTTCTGGCCCTGGAACACTGACCCTGATGGGCCGGATGATCAGTGCGGGCATGGAACGGCAATGGCTGGAGTCATAGCCGCACCAAGATCTAACTCCGGTTCTTCAGTAGGTGTAGCCTATAACGCTAATCTGGTAGCTACTCGCGGTACAGGAGATGTGATAGTGAATAGTGGCAAAGAGAAAACAGGCGTTTCTGATGCTTTAGTGTTCTTAGGCGATAGGTCAGATGTAAAGATTATAAGTATGTCTATAGGAGATGTTTTTACTAATTCAAAAGTGGAAGATGCCATAAGATATGCATATGGAAAGGGGAAATTGATATTTGCGGCAGCAGGCACTTCCACTTCTTTTACGAATTGGTATGGAGTTATTTTTCCTGCTTCTATGAGTGAAACTGTGGCTGTTACCGGAATAAAAGAAGGGCAATATGAAAGATGTGATGTTTGCCATTCAGGCTCGCAGGTAGACTTTACCATAGTAATGGAAAAGGCTTCTAATGATAGACATGGATTAACCCTGGCTATGAGCGGAGATCAGCCATCTACCGTAGGTGGTAGTTCTGTAGCTACAGCTACTGCAGCAGGTATTGCTGCTTTGGTGTGGTCTAATCATCCGAATTGGAATCGAGATCAAGTTTTAAATAAACTTAAAGAGACAGCCGACCTGTACCCTAACCGAAACTCGGAATACGGCTGGGGTACAATTGATGCGCTGGCGGCTGTTAATTAA
- a CDS encoding RNA methyltransferase, whose translation MRKLANEELDRKTVEEFKEADKLPIVILLDGIRSMNNVGSAFRTSDAFLIKKIYLGGITATPPHREITKTALGATESVDWEHAEDTAKLVDDLKAEGFEIVAIEQVDESISLDEFKPEKNKKYCLVFGNEVFGVSEEVVAKADVCVEIPQHGTKHSLNISVSLGITVWDFYNKLS comes from the coding sequence ATGAGAAAATTAGCCAATGAAGAGCTAGACCGAAAAACGGTAGAAGAATTTAAAGAAGCAGATAAGCTGCCCATAGTTATATTGCTTGATGGCATTAGAAGCATGAATAATGTAGGATCTGCCTTCAGAACTTCGGATGCTTTTCTTATTAAAAAAATTTATCTGGGAGGTATCACAGCCACGCCTCCGCATAGAGAAATTACCAAAACCGCACTTGGCGCTACAGAATCGGTAGACTGGGAACATGCAGAAGACACTGCTAAGCTGGTGGATGATTTGAAAGCGGAAGGCTTTGAAATAGTAGCTATAGAACAGGTAGATGAAAGTATTTCTCTAGATGAGTTTAAGCCAGAAAAGAACAAAAAATACTGCTTGGTTTTTGGTAACGAAGTTTTTGGTGTAAGCGAAGAGGTAGTAGCGAAAGCTGATGTTTGCGTAGAAATACCGCAGCATGGCACCAAACATTCTTTAAATATATCAGTAAGTCTTGGAATTACCGTCTGGGATTTCTATAATAAGCTCTCTTAA